A stretch of the Pseudomonas helvetica genome encodes the following:
- the tal gene encoding transaldolase, with protein sequence MTSKLEQLKQFTTVVADTGDFEAIARVKPVDATTNPSLLLKAAAIPAYANLLNACVSDCKGDVGLASDRFGVAVGQEILKVIPGRISTEVDARLSFDTDAVLKRAHRLIELYEKAGIGRDRVLIKIASTWEGIRAAEKLEREGIQTNLTLLFSFAQAVACAEAGVFLISPFVGRIYDWYKKANGNDYTGADDPGVQSVTRIYNYYKANDYKTVVMGASFRNLNQIEQLAGCDRLTISPDLIEKLAADTGKLERKLAPGHSGEARQSLTEAQFRWASNEDAMATEKLAEGIRQFARDQEKLEALLQAKL encoded by the coding sequence ATGACTTCCAAGCTGGAACAACTCAAACAATTCACCACCGTAGTGGCCGATACCGGCGACTTCGAGGCAATCGCTCGCGTTAAACCGGTGGATGCCACCACCAACCCTTCCCTGCTGCTTAAAGCGGCGGCCATTCCTGCATACGCCAATTTGCTGAACGCCTGTGTCAGCGACTGCAAAGGCGACGTGGGCCTGGCCAGCGACCGCTTTGGGGTCGCGGTCGGTCAAGAGATTCTGAAAGTAATTCCGGGGCGTATTTCCACTGAAGTGGATGCGCGCCTGTCGTTCGACACTGACGCCGTATTGAAACGCGCGCACCGTCTGATCGAGCTGTACGAAAAGGCCGGCATTGGCCGCGACCGCGTGCTGATCAAGATCGCGTCCACCTGGGAAGGCATCCGCGCCGCCGAGAAGCTGGAACGCGAAGGTATTCAGACCAACCTGACGCTGCTGTTCTCCTTCGCCCAGGCGGTTGCCTGTGCCGAGGCCGGGGTGTTCCTGATTTCGCCGTTCGTGGGCCGCATCTACGACTGGTACAAGAAGGCCAACGGCAACGACTACACCGGCGCCGACGATCCGGGCGTGCAGTCGGTGACGCGCATCTACAACTACTACAAGGCCAATGACTACAAGACTGTGGTCATGGGTGCGAGCTTCCGCAATCTGAATCAGATCGAGCAACTGGCCGGCTGTGATCGCCTGACCATCAGCCCGGACCTGATCGAGAAACTGGCGGCCGACACCGGTAAGCTGGAACGCAAGCTGGCGCCAGGCCACTCCGGCGAAGCGCGTCAGAGCCTGACAGAAGCGCAGTTCCGCTGGGCGTCGAATGAGGACGCCATGGCGACCGAGAAACTGGCTGAAGGTATTCGTCAGTTCGCTCGTGACCAGGAAAAACTTGAGGCGCTGCTGCAAGCCAAGCTGTGA